DNA from Lentibacillus amyloliquefaciens:
CTGATATGAATTTGCTGCCTGATACCATCGAAGCGGCATTAAACGATCAGCAGCTCCAACCCGTGATTATTCCTCATATTAATGATAATATGGGGTAAAAGTATTCATAAACACTGACATAAAAGGAATTGATCGATTCGAATGATATAAATTTATGTAAAATGTCACATTAAAGTAACATTTTTATTTTGAAACGATATTTTCTGAAGTAAATCATCGAAGTTGCCTCTGATTTTTTCAGAGGCTTTTTCTCTCATTTTTTTGGTCACATGTGTATAAATTTCAAGTGTCGTTTTGGGGTCATTATGGCCCACACGCTCCATGATTGTCGGTAAATCGACGCCGGATTCTGTAAGCATGCTGACATGTGTGTGTCGGAATATATGTGATGTTGCATGTCGTTTGATGTTTGTTTTCTTTAAAATGCGTTTCATTCGGTAATTTACATCGCCACGAAAATACGGATACCCATTTTTACGAGCGAAAACAAAGTCGCCGTCGTGGTAATCATCAATTAAAGTACGATATTTCATCTTATGTTCATCATTCTGCCTCACCAATTCACGTAGCATATCCATGATTGATTGTTCCATTTCAATAATTCTAGCGGATTCGTTCTTAGTGGTACCTAGTTCATATTCGCGCATATTTTCATTTTGTCCGGACATTGTTTTGGTAATGCGTATGAGATTATTGTCAAAGTCTAGATCGGACTTCATTAATGCGTTCAATTCTCCTACACGGATACCAGAGAAGGCAAGTGTAAAAAATCGTTCTTTGTCTAGTTCTAGGCCACATTCCAGCACAGTATCTAAAAACTCATTCAATTCATCACGTTCCCAATATTTTCCTCCTATACTGTCTTTTTGGAGATCCTCTATTGTTTTCGGATTTTCTGGTATGATGATTCCTGCTGCAGGATTTTCGGCCATAAAATTATGTTTGAGCGCAAATTTAAAGATCATGTTCGCGCAATTTTGTGTACCCAGAAGCGTATTTTTTGAAGCACCTTCTGAAAAAATATCATTCATTACACCCTGGTAAAACAGGTGTGTCAATTTATCAATTGGCATTTTCGCCATCTTCTTATTGAGCGTTTGAATCTGTTCGACTCTTGTTTCGATTGTATTTTTTTTGACCTTCGTCACCCGATACATTTCAAACCACTTGTCGACCAACTGATCAAACGTCATGCCTTTAACTTGCTTGGGATCTACACGGGTAAGATTTTGCTTGGCAATCTCATTTTCAACCTTTTGTTTAGCCTCGCTTTTCGTTCTGCCACGACGTTTGATCTGATTCCTTTTCCCTGTTATAGGATTGGCTGGTCCATCCTCAATACATTCCCATCTAACTTGTCCGGACTTTGTTTTGACTTTCTTGCAATACATTGAAGTTCAGTCCTTTCATAATATATTCGTAAGCATAAATTGAATAAAAGGAATATTGGGTTGTTAATTTAGGACAATTTGAATTCTCGATGAAGGATTAATTCTTGTTGATTAGAGAGGGTTAGAAATAAGTTGTCTTATTGTTAATACTGTTTATTAGGTAATCATGAAACCAAGCTTCAACAATCCTTTTTTCATATTGTTTTAGTCGCTTATATGCAAATGGGTAAGTGACATGAAATGTTTCTGCAATTTTAGCTGAAGCTGCAGCACGATTATTAGGTAATTCCATTTTTTTTAACATGAACGTAGGGATGCAGAAATGCAGAGCAAAATTTCTAGCCTGCCATTCTTGCAAATTTCGAAAATCCATCGGCATATTAATTTGGAGACCGACATGATATAGATCGTGGGACAGTTCATGGGCGAATAGTTCCTTTTTCTTTTCTTTTGATAACTGTGGATTCAGAAAGATATGTCCGGGTATAGAGAACGGCAGCTTGTAATCTAAAATGACAATCCCAAGCTTATCTGCCATTTCCTCGACCGAATAATCGGGGTCCCGGATACCGACATACAAGTATAATTCCTCGATGGCATCTTCCAATAATGTATTTGTGTAAATCATGTAATCCCCCAATATAGAATATATGTTCGATTTCATTGTACAAAAAAGGGTGCACAATTGGTTGCACACCTTTTATGTTGCTGGTAAACATTCACAGGTTTTATTCCTTACTCTCATTTTCTTTTCTATTCCTAGCCTTATATGCAATATACTCAAAATGATTACGCAGCTCTTCCACATCTTCAGGAGTTAGGTTTTTCCAGTCATCGATGTTATGGAAGAATATATCCTCGATACCGTATTCGTCTATTATTTTTTTAATTTCTGCTAGGGAATCGAACTCTTCTTCTTTTGTTGGCTCAGGATCAGCCGAATTTCCTACTAACCAGTCAACAGAAACTTCATATAGACTTGCCATTTTGTTAAGAGTTTGGGTATCAGGATCTCGGTAGTTTCTCTCGTATCCTGATAATGTTCCATTTGAAATACCAAGTTTTTTACAAGCATCTATTTGTTTATATCCTGCCTTTATTCTAGATTCTTTTAACCGTTTGCCTAGTACGTTCATTGTTTCCACCTCAAACTAAATATACCATTTTTAAGCGCAATGTTAAAACTTTTAAGCGAAAAGCAAAAAAAGTAAAAATAAACTATTGACTTTAGCGTAACGCTTATTTATAATCGGAAATGTAATAAGCGATACGCTTATTTGGAAGGGGGAGACAGTGTGAAACCAGTGTACGAAAAAATAGAAGAAATTCGAAAAGAAAAAGGGGTAACCAAGACCTCTATCGCTAAAAAATGTAATAAAACGGTAGCTTGGTATCACGGAATTTCAACTGGTAAGCGTAAGGCTAACGTTGATTCTCTTCAAGAAATTGCGTATGCATTGGAAGTCGATGTTCGTATTTTTTTTGAAAGTAAATTAAGCGTTATGCAAAATAAATCCGAGGAGGTGATCTAATGCCTACCACCATATTTAGTCAGGGTGAAGTTCAAGAACTTGCATCCGAGATAAAAAGACAACTGATTCCGGTCTTAATCGAAGAATTCAAACAATCCGAATTGCCACCTTTGCTGGACCGGAAGCAATTCATGGAACTAGCCGGGATTAGCCCAACGAAATGCAATGAGTTATTCAACCGAGCGGACTTCCCGGTAAACCGGGAGTTAGGCCATCCAAAAGTGCCAACAAAAGAGTTCTTTAATTGGCTACAAGCAACAACTCAGAATGCGCAGGAAGTCGACATGAAATTCCCATATCAGGCTATCTAACACCATGAATCTATCATACTACCGATTGAAGTCATAAATACGATTCAAAAAAAGACAAAGGGGAGGCCAAAAAATGAAGATCGGAAAGTCATTAAAAGGCATGAGAGAAAGGCAGGGGTTATCTCAAAGTAATGTTGCTCACGATCTGTTTGTAGATCAGACCATGGTTTCTAAAGTTGAATTGAATCGGAGGACAGCATCTAAGGAGTTAGCAAAAAGCAGCGTCAATCATTATTGCGATGCACAATATGGCTTTGAGGTAGCTAGGGAAATGGCCCAGAACTATATCGCCCCATTGGCAACGGGGGGAGAAGCAGTCGAATGGCACAGGCTTGCGTTGGAGGAAGTTTTCAAGAAAGAAGTGAGTAAAGCAATTGTACGCTTTGACGAAGTGAGCATGGTGAAACCTCCAAAACATGTTGATGAATCAGAAAAGCAGCAGATAACAGAAGGCATTAAAGAATTATTAGATGTCCAAACAGTCATGAACTCATTTCTAGTCAGTCTCGAGCAAGAATATGAGATATCCATTAAGGACTGTATGAGAGCACGGGTTCCTAAGTGGAAATCGGAAGGGTTGATAAAATGAGCGATTTATTAAAGTCACTAAATAGTCTTTCTGAAAGTAAACAAGCATTTTGCAGAGTTGGACAACAGGCGATCTCATGAGAATATTTTAAGCTATATCGAACAATCTATTTCTTCATTTGAAGAACTTGAAGGCACTAATGAGCCAAATAAGTTTAAAAAAACAATTAGGAAAGGGCCAAGAATGAGTACGTTTGTTACAACTACTGCATAGTGAATGTTGAAACAAGATGGGTTTGGAAAGACATACAGCTTACTTGATAATGCACCACAATCACACGTGAATGGAGGTTTAGGGAGTGAATAATCGATTTGAGAAAGGATTTTATTTTGTCTGTTTCATCGTAGCTTTATGGCTCTTGTATTACTCATTAGTCACAAGTTAGATGGGGGTGTATTAGAAATTACTGAAACAGCAGCTTTCTTTACTTTAAGGGTGTTGGTGAAAAAAACTTTAACGTTTCATATAAGGGAAGATGGCGAATGAACTATATTAAAGAAATGAACGCATTCTATGATTGGCTCGAAATAAATGAACTGTCGTCATCAGCAATTAATTTATGGTATGCGCTAATGCACATAAACAATAAGGCTGGATGGGCAGAAACATTTACAGTAGCTGAATCGGTACTATGCGTCAAAACGGGTTTGACAGACCGGACTCTTCGAAAAGTAAGAAATGAGTTGAAGCAGAAAGGTCGTATTGATTTTACATCCAGAAAAGGTGGTAAAACACCCATTTACAAAATTATATCTTTTGAATGCTCGGAAATAAAATCCGGGGATAGTGCCGAAGGTCGTTCCAAGGATAGTACCGAGGGTGGTGCCGGAGATCGTTCCACATTAATTAAACGAAATGAAACGAAACAAAACATAGAAGATGAAGAGGACGCGTTGGTATTTTTTGATAAAAACATTGCCCGAATTTCTGAGCATGTCAAAGGTCAACTACTAAGTTGGATTGATGATAAAGGAGAAGAGATAGTGATTGCAGCCATTAAACTATCGGCAGAGAATGGAGCTACCACGTACGCTTATGTAAAAAAGATTTTAATAGAGTGGCACAAGGAGAGTCTCCAAGGGATTAATCAGGTTAGACATTACGAGAAACGAAAGCATAACAAGAAAAGTAATATAGTGAGCTTTAAGAAAAAGGTTTCGGATGATGATGGTTATGACTATGGGTTTTAGGAGGAATTCCTGATGGAAGGTATTCAGCAACATATAGTGAGTCCAGAACAAAAACTACTCAAAACGTTTGTTTGTGATGGTTGCCACCAACACGTGTCTAAAACAGAATTAATCATCCCTTCTGGACCACGTGCAGGGGAGCGCGTCATAGCCAATTACGGATGCAGATGTGACAATATCAAGCTGGCAAAGGCAGCTGAACAAAAATACAATCAGCTCAAACATCGTAAGCTGATGGCCAGTTTTAATTATTATTCGCTGATAAATGACTCGCTGAAAGAAGCAACATTCGATAACTTTGATGCACCTGACAGCAACTTAAAGCGGGCTAAAGAAAAGGCATTGGCGTATAGCCATTCATTTGATCGAAAACAGAATCTCTTATTGACAGGCGACTATGGAACGGGAAAAAGTCATCTTTCGATTTCGATAACGAAAGCGTTGATGAAAAGAAATTATGAATGCTTGTTTCTCTCACTTCCAAAACTGCTTACTAAAATTAAGGGAACTTATAATACAAAAGGGTCACAGAAGATGAGCTGCTAAACATTATTCAACGTGTGGACTTATTAGTGCTGGACGATATTGGGGCGGAACAACAAACAGAATGGTCTACGTCTAAACTTTTCGAGATACTGGATGATCGTTCAGGGAAAGCAACCGTTTATACGACCAATTTAAGCAGTGATGAACTTAAAGAACGGGTGGGTGAACGGAATTTCTCAAGAATGATGGACAATACAAACGTTATCGTTATGAATGGTTCAGATTATAGAAGGAGGGCGTTTTAAATGTGGCAAGGCATGCAAAGTGTGATGGTGTTTGACCCGAAGGATAATCAAGTGGAGACCGACAGGAAATGGCGAGAATGGATGCAACATAAAAGCTCCGTTGGTGACAAATATGTACCAACGGCAGCTGAAACAAGAAAATATCTTAATGAACTGGAAAACAGAAAGCAAGGATACGCCTAAATATCAAACTTTCTGATGTCCAAGAAGATATCTTCAATTATACCATTGTTAGCTGATATGTAAAATCGTCAAATAGATAACTTTAATCCAGGAGGGCTAAGATGCAAGCCATTAACAAACGTGATGAAGGAAAGATCTTGATTGAAGCTGGATATTCTGAAGCCCATCTTATTTCCGAGGCATTAACCATGTACCGTTTATGGTTGGAAACGTTACATGGCAGGAACAGCGAAGAAGAAATGCAGATAGGGGCGCTAAGGCATACGATTATGAATCCAACGGTAAAAGGAATGTGCCATGGAATGGAAGGAAAATCACGATGAGTGACTACACAATCCAGCAATTAAACGTTTATGAATATCTAGGCAAAGCGTGTGATCCTTTATTTAATACGATTTGCAATATGCAACAAGGTTCTTCTAAGTATATTCCAGAAATTAAAGTGACGCTTATAAAAAATCGACATGGCCTGTACGAAATGGCTTCTAAATCCAACCATGAGTGCTATTCAAATAAAGAAGATTTATATGATAGTGTCAGTGAGATTTTAAGTAACAGCTTATTAAGGGGGATGTAATTATGTCTCAAATTGTTCAAGCGTATATAAAACAAGAATGGGATTATTATGATATGAACCTGGCTAAAGCTTTAAAAGCTATCGAACAAGATGATTTGGACCATGCCTCAATTTACTTTCAACGGATAGCATGGGCACTGCATTCATTGGCTAAACATCATCCTGCTAATCGAAAGGAATCAGGATTTAGATCAATATCTAATATGCAAGAAAGGGTGAATTATTAATGCAATTTAGTTCGGAAGTTGAGAATCTGTTCACGCAAGAGGAAATTGAAGAGATTTTAGAAGATGAACAGCAATTTTATATAGAGCATGCGGAAAAAAACTGGTTAGAACGGTATTTTAAAATTAAAGCAATGGCAAACGAAACGCAAGTGCCGAGCATTGTTTCTTCCATATCGGATATGCCTCATGAGTCCAGCGATTTCAAAAAGAGCAAGACGGAAATGTATGCTCTAAAAGCAATACAAGTATCAGAGTGGCTGAAAAAATTGGATTCAGCAATCCAATCATTAAGTCCAATTGAACAAGA
Protein-coding regions in this window:
- a CDS encoding tyrosine-type recombinase/integrase, giving the protein MYCKKVKTKSGQVRWECIEDGPANPITGKRNQIKRRGRTKSEAKQKVENEIAKQNLTRVDPKQVKGMTFDQLVDKWFEMYRVTKVKKNTIETRVEQIQTLNKKMAKMPIDKLTHLFYQGVMNDIFSEGASKNTLLGTQNCANMIFKFALKHNFMAENPAAGIIIPENPKTIEDLQKDSIGGKYWERDELNEFLDTVLECGLELDKERFFTLAFSGIRVGELNALMKSDLDFDNNLIRITKTMSGQNENMREYELGTTKNESARIIEMEQSIMDMLRELVRQNDEHKMKYRTLIDDYHDGDFVFARKNGYPYFRGDVNYRMKRILKKTNIKRHATSHIFRHTHVSMLTESGVDLPTIMERVGHNDPKTTLEIYTHVTKKMREKASEKIRGNFDDLLQKISFQNKNVTLM
- a CDS encoding ImmA/IrrE family metallo-endopeptidase; translation: MIYTNTLLEDAIEELYLYVGIRDPDYSVEEMADKLGIVILDYKLPFSIPGHIFLNPQLSKEKKKELFAHELSHDLYHVGLQINMPMDFRNLQEWQARNFALHFCIPTFMLKKMELPNNRAAASAKIAETFHVTYPFAYKRLKQYEKRIVEAWFHDYLINSINNKTTYF
- a CDS encoding helix-turn-helix domain-containing protein, yielding MNVLGKRLKESRIKAGYKQIDACKKLGISNGTLSGYERNYRDPDTQTLNKMASLYEVSVDWLVGNSADPEPTKEEEFDSLAEIKKIIDEYGIEDIFFHNIDDWKNLTPEDVEELRNHFEYIAYKARNRKENESKE
- a CDS encoding helix-turn-helix domain-containing protein; this translates as MKPVYEKIEEIRKEKGVTKTSIAKKCNKTVAWYHGISTGKRKANVDSLQEIAYALEVDVRIFFESKLSVMQNKSEEVI
- a CDS encoding helix-turn-helix domain-containing protein, producing the protein MKIGKSLKGMRERQGLSQSNVAHDLFVDQTMVSKVELNRRTASKELAKSSVNHYCDAQYGFEVAREMAQNYIAPLATGGEAVEWHRLALEEVFKKEVSKAIVRFDEVSMVKPPKHVDESEKQQITEGIKELLDVQTVMNSFLVSLEQEYEISIKDCMRARVPKWKSEGLIK
- a CDS encoding DnaD domain-containing protein, which encodes MNYIKEMNAFYDWLEINELSSSAINLWYALMHINNKAGWAETFTVAESVLCVKTGLTDRTLRKVRNELKQKGRIDFTSRKGGKTPIYKIISFECSEIKSGDSAEGRSKDSTEGGAGDRSTLIKRNETKQNIEDEEDALVFFDKNIARISEHVKGQLLSWIDDKGEEIVIAAIKLSAENGATTYAYVKKILIEWHKESLQGINQVRHYEKRKHNKKSNIVSFKKKVSDDDGYDYGF
- a CDS encoding ATP-binding protein — protein: MEGIQQHIVSPEQKLLKTFVCDGCHQHVSKTELIIPSGPRAGERVIANYGCRCDNIKLAKAAEQKYNQLKHRKLMASFNYYSLINDSLKEATFDNFDAPDSNLKRAKEKALAYSHSFDRKQNLLLTGDYGTGKSHLSISITKALMKRNYECLFLSLPKLLTKIKGTYNTKGSQKMSC
- a CDS encoding ATP-binding protein, which gives rise to MDLLVLDDIGAEQQTEWSTSKLFEILDDRSGKATVYTTNLSSDELKERVGERNFSRMMDNTNVIVMNGSDYRRRAF
- a CDS encoding ArpU family phage packaging/lysis transcriptional regulator, with the protein product MQFSSEVENLFTQEEIEEILEDEQQFYIEHAEKNWLERYFKIKAMANETQVPSIVSSISDMPHESSDFKKSKTEMYALKAIQVSEWLKKLDSAIQSLSPIEQELIELKYLRKRNDGSRYSDEVIYPQLYIGRKKYYKMKKEALDILGRKLYGVFSERGHS